A section of the Oryza sativa Japonica Group chromosome 1, ASM3414082v1 genome encodes:
- the LOC4327806 gene encoding condensin complex subunit 2 isoform X4, producing the protein MPAADPATALAPAPTPPPARGTAAGPRLLLLQSPPPAFPLGSNDDQLERARARAAARAASVRRRSLAASLAPRAAAQQQHDLLNRDQVMDLFHNCIKLASENKINQKNTWELGLIDHLSEIIQAGEEDDDETNFQKASCTLEAGVKIYSLRVDSVHSEAYKVLGGINRAGRGDEADSEEGSNPKHSQEGTNKKDADRRISPTSTLESSFDSLNVKKFDVAFTVDPLYHQTTAQFDEGGAKGLLSYNLGVYDSCRVLFDSFEAPDKCILSDMQTEMAELIGLSFAKEQIEQMIIHMPLCNDISPTLSNIVYQFDDENRRPPHEAISRQIPVMEDQVVDGNDVANDDITQNDMQNDCGTWDFGGCDDQESVYDEHCDPMDHSSMNGQEETDEYTFESAEGLDVNERIDKIADFLSFGMGFSAKTNAWAGPEHWKYRKAKDLDPVPTKPDDSDAPKKTKKKRGKDEPDIDFSKALEHDMPNIFAPPKNSKSLLLPANRATSNNKLPEDCHYRPESLVKLFLLPDVLCLARRRKKPLGGSRENTDDFIPSEPWDGDDFCNDHVDEGNGDTDVEDAVDLITKPRQVNKIDIQYDKVSKQVDVHALKEVLWNHINTSADTDDLEDKDTESPLCLSKVLQDLPSCNPDAAATEISPHLYFICLLHLANEHSLTLRDRPTLDEIDIYIPASSLVK; encoded by the exons ATGCCAGCCGCCGACCCCGCCACCgcgctggcgccggcgccgaccccgccgccggcgcgcgggacggcggcggggccgcggctgctgctgctgcagtcgccgccgcccgccttccCGCTCGGCTCCAACGACGACCAGCTCGAGCGCGCCcgggcccgcgccgccgcccgcgcggcctccgtccgccgccgctccctcgccGCGTCCCTCGCCCccagggcggcggcgcagcagcagcacgacCTCCTCAACCGCGACCAGGTCATGGACCTCTTCCACAACTGCATCAAGCTCGCCTCCGAGAAC AAAATTAACCAGAAGAACACGTGGGAGCTGGGGCTCATCGACCACCTCAGCGAGATCATCCAGgccggggaggaggacgacgacgagaccAATTTCCAGAAG GCTAGCTGCACGCTCGAGGCGGGCGTGAAGATTTACTCTTTGCGTGTAGATTCAGTGCACTCTGAGGCGTACAAGGTGCTTGGAGGCATCAACCGTGCTGGAAGAGGCGATGAGGCTG ATTCAGAAGAAGGTAGCAATCCAAAGCATTCACAAGAAGGTACAAACAAAAAGGATGCAGATAGGAGG ATATCACCCACATCAACTTTGGAGTCCTCATTTGATTCGCTTAATGTAAAGAAGTTTGATG TTGCCTTCACGGTTGATCCTTTGTACCATCAAACTACCGCGCAATTTGATGAGGGTGGGGCAAAGGGTCTCTTGTCATATAACCTCGGAGTATATGACAGTTGCCGTGTGCTCTTTGATTCGTTTGAAGCACCTGACAAGTGCATCTTAAGTGATATGCAAACTGAGATGGCTGAGTTGATTGGTCTTTCATTTGCTAAAG AGCAAATCGAGCAGATGATAATTCATATGCCCCTCTGCAATGATATTTCTCCTACCTTGAGCAATATAGTTTATCAGTTTGATGATGAAAACCGAAGACCACCTCATGAAGCAATTTCTAGGCAAATTCCAGTGATGGAAGATCAGGTGGTTGACGGTAATGATGTGGCGAATGATGACATCACACAAAATGATATGCAAAATGATTGTGGAACTTGGGATTTTGGAGGTTGTGATGATCAAGAGAGCGTGTATGATGAACACTGTGACCCAATGGATCATAGCTCCATGAACGGTCAAGAG GAAACTGATGAGTACACTTTTGAGTCTGCTGAAGGTCTTGATGTAAATGAAAGAATTGACAAAATTGCAGATTTCTTGTCATTTGGCATGGGATTCTCTGCAAAAACAAATGCCTGGGCAGGACCTGAGCATTGGAAATATCGAAAAGCTAAAG ATTTGGACCCTGTCCCAACTAAACCTGATGATTCAGACGCCCCAAAAAAGACAAAGAAGAAAAGAGGCAAGGATGAACCTGACATTGATTTCAGCAAAGCATTGGAACATGATATGCCAAATATCTTTGCACCTCCTAAGAATTCAAAATCATTGCTGCTGCCGGCAAATAGGGCTACCAGCAATAACAAACTTCCAGAGGATTGCCATTATAGACCTGAAAGCCTTGTTAAATTATTCCTTCTTCCGGATGTTTTG TGTCTGGCTCGGAGAAGGAAAAAACCACTTG GTGGTTCAAGGGAGAATACTGATGACTTCATCCCATCTGAACCTTGGGATGGTGATGATTTTTGTAATGATCATGTCGATGAAGGAAATGGTGATACCGATGTAGAGGATGCAGTAGATCTTATTACCAAACCAAGACAG GTCAACAAGATTGATATACAATATGACAAGGTATCAAAACAAGTCGATGTTCATGCCTTGAAAGAAGTGCTCTGGAATCACATCAATACATCTGCTGACACTGATGACCTG GAAGACAAGGACACAGAATCACCCCTGTGCCTATCGAAAGTATTGCAAGATCTTCCAAGCTGCAACCCTGATGCTGCAGCAACAGAAATTTCACCGCACCTATATTTCATTTGCCTCTTGCATTTGGCAAATGAGCACAGCTTGACCTTACGTGATCGTCCAACATTGGATGAAATTGACATATACATTCCTGCTTCATCTCTCGTGAAGTAA
- the LOC4327806 gene encoding condensin complex subunit 2 isoform X2, whose product MPAADPATALAPAPTPPPARGTAAGPRLLLLQSPPPAFPLGSNDDQLERARARAAARAASVRRRSLAASLAPRAAAQQQHDLLNRDQVMDLFHNCIKLASENKINQKNTWELGLIDHLSEIIQAGEEDDDETNFQKASCTLEAGVKIYSLRVDSVHSEAYKVLGGINRAGRGDEADSEEGSNPKHSQEGTNKKDADRRISPTSTLESSFDSLNVKKFDVAFTVDPLYHQTTAQFDEGGAKGLLSYNLGVYDSCRVLFDSFEAPDKCILSDMQTEMAELIGLSFAKEQIEQMIIHMPLCNDISPTLSNIVYQFDDENRRPPHEAISRQIPVMEDQVVDGNDVANDDITQNDMQNDCGTWDFGGCDDQESVYDEHCDPMDHSSMNGQEETDEYTFESAEGLDVNERIDKIADFLSFGMGFSAKTNAWAGPEHWKYRKAKDLDPVPTKPDDSDAPKKTKKKRGKDEPDIDFSKALEHDMPNIFAPPKNSKSLLLPANRATSNNKLPEDCHYRPESLVKLFLLPDVLCLARRRKKPLGGSRENTDDFIPSEPWDGDDFCNDHVDEGNGDTDVEDAVDLITKPRQVNKIDIQYDKVSKQVDVHALKEVLWNHINTSADTDDLQEDKDTESPLCLSKVLQDLPSCNPDAAATEISPHLYFICLLHLANEHSLTLRDRPTLDEIDIYIPASSLVK is encoded by the exons ATGCCAGCCGCCGACCCCGCCACCgcgctggcgccggcgccgaccccgccgccggcgcgcgggacggcggcggggccgcggctgctgctgctgcagtcgccgccgcccgccttccCGCTCGGCTCCAACGACGACCAGCTCGAGCGCGCCcgggcccgcgccgccgcccgcgcggcctccgtccgccgccgctccctcgccGCGTCCCTCGCCCccagggcggcggcgcagcagcagcacgacCTCCTCAACCGCGACCAGGTCATGGACCTCTTCCACAACTGCATCAAGCTCGCCTCCGAGAAC AAAATTAACCAGAAGAACACGTGGGAGCTGGGGCTCATCGACCACCTCAGCGAGATCATCCAGgccggggaggaggacgacgacgagaccAATTTCCAGAAG GCTAGCTGCACGCTCGAGGCGGGCGTGAAGATTTACTCTTTGCGTGTAGATTCAGTGCACTCTGAGGCGTACAAGGTGCTTGGAGGCATCAACCGTGCTGGAAGAGGCGATGAGGCTG ATTCAGAAGAAGGTAGCAATCCAAAGCATTCACAAGAAGGTACAAACAAAAAGGATGCAGATAGGAGG ATATCACCCACATCAACTTTGGAGTCCTCATTTGATTCGCTTAATGTAAAGAAGTTTGATG TTGCCTTCACGGTTGATCCTTTGTACCATCAAACTACCGCGCAATTTGATGAGGGTGGGGCAAAGGGTCTCTTGTCATATAACCTCGGAGTATATGACAGTTGCCGTGTGCTCTTTGATTCGTTTGAAGCACCTGACAAGTGCATCTTAAGTGATATGCAAACTGAGATGGCTGAGTTGATTGGTCTTTCATTTGCTAAAG AGCAAATCGAGCAGATGATAATTCATATGCCCCTCTGCAATGATATTTCTCCTACCTTGAGCAATATAGTTTATCAGTTTGATGATGAAAACCGAAGACCACCTCATGAAGCAATTTCTAGGCAAATTCCAGTGATGGAAGATCAGGTGGTTGACGGTAATGATGTGGCGAATGATGACATCACACAAAATGATATGCAAAATGATTGTGGAACTTGGGATTTTGGAGGTTGTGATGATCAAGAGAGCGTGTATGATGAACACTGTGACCCAATGGATCATAGCTCCATGAACGGTCAAGAG GAAACTGATGAGTACACTTTTGAGTCTGCTGAAGGTCTTGATGTAAATGAAAGAATTGACAAAATTGCAGATTTCTTGTCATTTGGCATGGGATTCTCTGCAAAAACAAATGCCTGGGCAGGACCTGAGCATTGGAAATATCGAAAAGCTAAAG ATTTGGACCCTGTCCCAACTAAACCTGATGATTCAGACGCCCCAAAAAAGACAAAGAAGAAAAGAGGCAAGGATGAACCTGACATTGATTTCAGCAAAGCATTGGAACATGATATGCCAAATATCTTTGCACCTCCTAAGAATTCAAAATCATTGCTGCTGCCGGCAAATAGGGCTACCAGCAATAACAAACTTCCAGAGGATTGCCATTATAGACCTGAAAGCCTTGTTAAATTATTCCTTCTTCCGGATGTTTTG TGTCTGGCTCGGAGAAGGAAAAAACCACTTG GTGGTTCAAGGGAGAATACTGATGACTTCATCCCATCTGAACCTTGGGATGGTGATGATTTTTGTAATGATCATGTCGATGAAGGAAATGGTGATACCGATGTAGAGGATGCAGTAGATCTTATTACCAAACCAAGACAG GTCAACAAGATTGATATACAATATGACAAGGTATCAAAACAAGTCGATGTTCATGCCTTGAAAGAAGTGCTCTGGAATCACATCAATACATCTGCTGACACTGATGACCTG CAGGAAGACAAGGACACAGAATCACCCCTGTGCCTATCGAAAGTATTGCAAGATCTTCCAAGCTGCAACCCTGATGCTGCAGCAACAGAAATTTCACCGCACCTATATTTCATTTGCCTCTTGCATTTGGCAAATGAGCACAGCTTGACCTTACGTGATCGTCCAACATTGGATGAAATTGACATATACATTCCTGCTTCATCTCTCGTGAAGTAA
- the LOC4327806 gene encoding condensin complex subunit 2 isoform X1 produces MPAADPATALAPAPTPPPARGTAAGPRLLLLQSPPPAFPLGSNDDQLERARARAAARAASVRRRSLAASLAPRAAAQQQHDLLNRDQVMDLFHNCIKLASENKINQKNTWELGLIDHLSEIIQAGEEDDDETNFQKASCTLEAGVKIYSLRVDSVHSEAYKVLGGINRAGRGDEADSEEGSNPKHSQEGTNKKDADRRISPTSTLESSFDSLNVKKFDVAFTVDPLYHQTTAQFDEGGAKGLLSYNLGVYDSCRVLFDSFEAPDKCILSDMQTEMAELIGLSFAKEQIEQMIIHMPLCNDISPTLSNIVYQFDDENRRPPHEAISRQIPVMEDQVVDGNDVANDDITQNDMQNDCGTWDFGGCDDQESVYDEHCDPMDHSSMNGQEETDEYTFESAEGLDVNERIDKIADFLSFGMGFSAKTNAWAGPEHWKYRKAKDLDPVPTKPDDSDAPKKTKKKRGKDEPDIDFSKALEHDMPNIFAPPKNSKSLLLPANRATSNNKLPEDCHYRPESLVKLFLLPDVLCLARRRKKPLVGGSRENTDDFIPSEPWDGDDFCNDHVDEGNGDTDVEDAVDLITKPRQVNKIDIQYDKVSKQVDVHALKEVLWNHINTSADTDDLQEDKDTESPLCLSKVLQDLPSCNPDAAATEISPHLYFICLLHLANEHSLTLRDRPTLDEIDIYIPASSLVK; encoded by the exons ATGCCAGCCGCCGACCCCGCCACCgcgctggcgccggcgccgaccccgccgccggcgcgcgggacggcggcggggccgcggctgctgctgctgcagtcgccgccgcccgccttccCGCTCGGCTCCAACGACGACCAGCTCGAGCGCGCCcgggcccgcgccgccgcccgcgcggcctccgtccgccgccgctccctcgccGCGTCCCTCGCCCccagggcggcggcgcagcagcagcacgacCTCCTCAACCGCGACCAGGTCATGGACCTCTTCCACAACTGCATCAAGCTCGCCTCCGAGAAC AAAATTAACCAGAAGAACACGTGGGAGCTGGGGCTCATCGACCACCTCAGCGAGATCATCCAGgccggggaggaggacgacgacgagaccAATTTCCAGAAG GCTAGCTGCACGCTCGAGGCGGGCGTGAAGATTTACTCTTTGCGTGTAGATTCAGTGCACTCTGAGGCGTACAAGGTGCTTGGAGGCATCAACCGTGCTGGAAGAGGCGATGAGGCTG ATTCAGAAGAAGGTAGCAATCCAAAGCATTCACAAGAAGGTACAAACAAAAAGGATGCAGATAGGAGG ATATCACCCACATCAACTTTGGAGTCCTCATTTGATTCGCTTAATGTAAAGAAGTTTGATG TTGCCTTCACGGTTGATCCTTTGTACCATCAAACTACCGCGCAATTTGATGAGGGTGGGGCAAAGGGTCTCTTGTCATATAACCTCGGAGTATATGACAGTTGCCGTGTGCTCTTTGATTCGTTTGAAGCACCTGACAAGTGCATCTTAAGTGATATGCAAACTGAGATGGCTGAGTTGATTGGTCTTTCATTTGCTAAAG AGCAAATCGAGCAGATGATAATTCATATGCCCCTCTGCAATGATATTTCTCCTACCTTGAGCAATATAGTTTATCAGTTTGATGATGAAAACCGAAGACCACCTCATGAAGCAATTTCTAGGCAAATTCCAGTGATGGAAGATCAGGTGGTTGACGGTAATGATGTGGCGAATGATGACATCACACAAAATGATATGCAAAATGATTGTGGAACTTGGGATTTTGGAGGTTGTGATGATCAAGAGAGCGTGTATGATGAACACTGTGACCCAATGGATCATAGCTCCATGAACGGTCAAGAG GAAACTGATGAGTACACTTTTGAGTCTGCTGAAGGTCTTGATGTAAATGAAAGAATTGACAAAATTGCAGATTTCTTGTCATTTGGCATGGGATTCTCTGCAAAAACAAATGCCTGGGCAGGACCTGAGCATTGGAAATATCGAAAAGCTAAAG ATTTGGACCCTGTCCCAACTAAACCTGATGATTCAGACGCCCCAAAAAAGACAAAGAAGAAAAGAGGCAAGGATGAACCTGACATTGATTTCAGCAAAGCATTGGAACATGATATGCCAAATATCTTTGCACCTCCTAAGAATTCAAAATCATTGCTGCTGCCGGCAAATAGGGCTACCAGCAATAACAAACTTCCAGAGGATTGCCATTATAGACCTGAAAGCCTTGTTAAATTATTCCTTCTTCCGGATGTTTTG TGTCTGGCTCGGAGAAGGAAAAAACCACTTG TAGGTGGTTCAAGGGAGAATACTGATGACTTCATCCCATCTGAACCTTGGGATGGTGATGATTTTTGTAATGATCATGTCGATGAAGGAAATGGTGATACCGATGTAGAGGATGCAGTAGATCTTATTACCAAACCAAGACAG GTCAACAAGATTGATATACAATATGACAAGGTATCAAAACAAGTCGATGTTCATGCCTTGAAAGAAGTGCTCTGGAATCACATCAATACATCTGCTGACACTGATGACCTG CAGGAAGACAAGGACACAGAATCACCCCTGTGCCTATCGAAAGTATTGCAAGATCTTCCAAGCTGCAACCCTGATGCTGCAGCAACAGAAATTTCACCGCACCTATATTTCATTTGCCTCTTGCATTTGGCAAATGAGCACAGCTTGACCTTACGTGATCGTCCAACATTGGATGAAATTGACATATACATTCCTGCTTCATCTCTCGTGAAGTAA
- the LOC4327806 gene encoding condensin complex subunit 2 isoform X3 yields MPAADPATALAPAPTPPPARGTAAGPRLLLLQSPPPAFPLGSNDDQLERARARAAARAASVRRRSLAASLAPRAAAQQQHDLLNRDQVMDLFHNCIKLASENKINQKNTWELGLIDHLSEIIQAGEEDDDETNFQKASCTLEAGVKIYSLRVDSVHSEAYKVLGGINRAGRGDEADSEEGSNPKHSQEGTNKKDADRRISPTSTLESSFDSLNVKKFDVAFTVDPLYHQTTAQFDEGGAKGLLSYNLGVYDSCRVLFDSFEAPDKCILSDMQTEMAELIGLSFAKEQIEQMIIHMPLCNDISPTLSNIVYQFDDENRRPPHEAISRQIPVMEDQVVDGNDVANDDITQNDMQNDCGTWDFGGCDDQESVYDEHCDPMDHSSMNGQEETDEYTFESAEGLDVNERIDKIADFLSFGMGFSAKTNAWAGPEHWKYRKAKDLDPVPTKPDDSDAPKKTKKKRGKDEPDIDFSKALEHDMPNIFAPPKNSKSLLLPANRATSNNKLPEDCHYRPESLVKLFLLPDVLCLARRRKKPLVGGSRENTDDFIPSEPWDGDDFCNDHVDEGNGDTDVEDAVDLITKPRQVNKIDIQYDKVSKQVDVHALKEVLWNHINTSADTDDLEDKDTESPLCLSKVLQDLPSCNPDAAATEISPHLYFICLLHLANEHSLTLRDRPTLDEIDIYIPASSLVK; encoded by the exons ATGCCAGCCGCCGACCCCGCCACCgcgctggcgccggcgccgaccccgccgccggcgcgcgggacggcggcggggccgcggctgctgctgctgcagtcgccgccgcccgccttccCGCTCGGCTCCAACGACGACCAGCTCGAGCGCGCCcgggcccgcgccgccgcccgcgcggcctccgtccgccgccgctccctcgccGCGTCCCTCGCCCccagggcggcggcgcagcagcagcacgacCTCCTCAACCGCGACCAGGTCATGGACCTCTTCCACAACTGCATCAAGCTCGCCTCCGAGAAC AAAATTAACCAGAAGAACACGTGGGAGCTGGGGCTCATCGACCACCTCAGCGAGATCATCCAGgccggggaggaggacgacgacgagaccAATTTCCAGAAG GCTAGCTGCACGCTCGAGGCGGGCGTGAAGATTTACTCTTTGCGTGTAGATTCAGTGCACTCTGAGGCGTACAAGGTGCTTGGAGGCATCAACCGTGCTGGAAGAGGCGATGAGGCTG ATTCAGAAGAAGGTAGCAATCCAAAGCATTCACAAGAAGGTACAAACAAAAAGGATGCAGATAGGAGG ATATCACCCACATCAACTTTGGAGTCCTCATTTGATTCGCTTAATGTAAAGAAGTTTGATG TTGCCTTCACGGTTGATCCTTTGTACCATCAAACTACCGCGCAATTTGATGAGGGTGGGGCAAAGGGTCTCTTGTCATATAACCTCGGAGTATATGACAGTTGCCGTGTGCTCTTTGATTCGTTTGAAGCACCTGACAAGTGCATCTTAAGTGATATGCAAACTGAGATGGCTGAGTTGATTGGTCTTTCATTTGCTAAAG AGCAAATCGAGCAGATGATAATTCATATGCCCCTCTGCAATGATATTTCTCCTACCTTGAGCAATATAGTTTATCAGTTTGATGATGAAAACCGAAGACCACCTCATGAAGCAATTTCTAGGCAAATTCCAGTGATGGAAGATCAGGTGGTTGACGGTAATGATGTGGCGAATGATGACATCACACAAAATGATATGCAAAATGATTGTGGAACTTGGGATTTTGGAGGTTGTGATGATCAAGAGAGCGTGTATGATGAACACTGTGACCCAATGGATCATAGCTCCATGAACGGTCAAGAG GAAACTGATGAGTACACTTTTGAGTCTGCTGAAGGTCTTGATGTAAATGAAAGAATTGACAAAATTGCAGATTTCTTGTCATTTGGCATGGGATTCTCTGCAAAAACAAATGCCTGGGCAGGACCTGAGCATTGGAAATATCGAAAAGCTAAAG ATTTGGACCCTGTCCCAACTAAACCTGATGATTCAGACGCCCCAAAAAAGACAAAGAAGAAAAGAGGCAAGGATGAACCTGACATTGATTTCAGCAAAGCATTGGAACATGATATGCCAAATATCTTTGCACCTCCTAAGAATTCAAAATCATTGCTGCTGCCGGCAAATAGGGCTACCAGCAATAACAAACTTCCAGAGGATTGCCATTATAGACCTGAAAGCCTTGTTAAATTATTCCTTCTTCCGGATGTTTTG TGTCTGGCTCGGAGAAGGAAAAAACCACTTG TAGGTGGTTCAAGGGAGAATACTGATGACTTCATCCCATCTGAACCTTGGGATGGTGATGATTTTTGTAATGATCATGTCGATGAAGGAAATGGTGATACCGATGTAGAGGATGCAGTAGATCTTATTACCAAACCAAGACAG GTCAACAAGATTGATATACAATATGACAAGGTATCAAAACAAGTCGATGTTCATGCCTTGAAAGAAGTGCTCTGGAATCACATCAATACATCTGCTGACACTGATGACCTG GAAGACAAGGACACAGAATCACCCCTGTGCCTATCGAAAGTATTGCAAGATCTTCCAAGCTGCAACCCTGATGCTGCAGCAACAGAAATTTCACCGCACCTATATTTCATTTGCCTCTTGCATTTGGCAAATGAGCACAGCTTGACCTTACGTGATCGTCCAACATTGGATGAAATTGACATATACATTCCTGCTTCATCTCTCGTGAAGTAA